One window from the genome of Amycolatopsis sp. NBC_01480 encodes:
- a CDS encoding SAM-dependent methyltransferase — protein MSTLAKVSTTAVGVALIRARESEREDRLLNDPYARAFGDAARTSYREAPDTWAMVEQLVDGFYEGRIVGVRVFDDLVRDAVDAGLTQIVLLGAGLDTRAFRLDLPADVRLFEVDVPEMIAFKEPILRELGAEPTCGRTVVAADLREDWSSRLIEAGFRRDVPTLWLEEGVLGYLPREQARAVLTTVTGLTAAGSRFIAGALKVDESAEHYRKLKEFVGSEAQPSRGLGPDPATWLREIGWATEFRAWDDLAAPLGRGVATGDPDNGLVLATRHQER, from the coding sequence ATGAGCACCCTCGCCAAGGTCTCGACGACGGCGGTCGGCGTGGCCCTGATCCGCGCCCGCGAGTCCGAGCGCGAAGACCGTCTGCTGAACGACCCGTACGCCCGCGCGTTCGGCGACGCCGCGCGCACCTCGTACCGCGAAGCACCCGACACCTGGGCGATGGTCGAGCAGCTGGTCGACGGGTTCTACGAGGGCCGAATCGTTGGCGTGCGGGTGTTCGACGACCTGGTCCGCGACGCCGTGGACGCCGGCCTCACCCAGATTGTCCTGCTCGGCGCCGGCCTCGACACCCGCGCGTTCCGGCTGGACCTGCCCGCGGACGTCCGGCTGTTCGAAGTGGACGTGCCGGAGATGATCGCGTTCAAGGAGCCGATCCTCCGTGAGCTGGGCGCCGAGCCGACCTGCGGTCGCACCGTGGTCGCCGCCGACTTGCGCGAGGACTGGTCGTCACGGCTGATCGAGGCCGGTTTCCGCCGTGACGTGCCGACGCTCTGGCTGGAGGAAGGCGTGCTCGGCTACCTGCCGCGCGAGCAGGCGCGGGCCGTGCTGACCACTGTCACCGGCCTGACCGCCGCCGGGAGCCGGTTCATCGCCGGGGCGCTGAAGGTGGACGAAAGCGCGGAGCACTACCGGAAGCTCAAGGAGTTCGTCGGCTCGGAGGCCCAGCCTTCACGCGGCCTCGGGCCCGACCCCGCCACCTGGCTGCGTGAAATCGGGTGGGCCACGGAGTTCCGCGCTTGGGACGACCTCGCCGCGCCACTGGGCCGCGGCGTCGCGACCGGCGATCCGGACAACGGACTCGTCCTCGCGACCCGGCATCAGGAGCGGTAA
- a CDS encoding bifunctional 4-hydroxy-2-oxoglutarate aldolase/2-dehydro-3-deoxy-phosphogluconate aldolase — protein sequence MSYRWEITHAALRQGVVGIVRTADTKSAVEAASSVLDAGLHSVEVPLTNPGALAAIEELTAAYPDATIGAGTVLDQTAAVLAIRAGARFLVSPSVDTGVIRTAHRYGAAAFPGAGSVTEIVRALEDGADAVKVFPASALGPQWVKDVRAALPQAPLVPTGGVTLEDVPSWLAAGAVACGIGSALTRGTADDIRARVAALVRKDPA from the coding sequence ATGAGCTACCGGTGGGAGATCACGCACGCGGCCCTGCGGCAGGGGGTCGTCGGCATCGTGCGGACCGCGGACACCAAATCCGCCGTCGAAGCCGCCAGCTCGGTCCTCGACGCGGGCCTGCACTCGGTCGAGGTGCCGCTGACCAACCCCGGCGCGCTGGCCGCGATCGAGGAGCTGACCGCGGCCTACCCGGACGCGACGATCGGCGCCGGCACCGTGCTCGACCAAACGGCCGCAGTGCTCGCGATCCGCGCGGGCGCACGGTTCCTGGTGTCACCATCCGTCGACACCGGCGTCATCCGTACCGCTCACCGGTACGGCGCGGCGGCGTTCCCCGGCGCCGGTTCGGTGACGGAGATCGTGCGCGCGCTGGAAGACGGGGCCGACGCGGTCAAGGTGTTCCCCGCGTCCGCGCTGGGCCCGCAGTGGGTGAAGGACGTCCGGGCGGCGCTGCCGCAGGCGCCGTTGGTGCCGACGGGTGGAGTCACGCTCGAAGACGTGCCAAGCTGGCTCGCTGCCGGCGCGGTCGCGTGCGGCATCGGCTCCGCGCTGACCCGCGGCACCGCGGACGACATCCGCGCCCGGGTCGCCGCACTGGTCAGGAAGGACCCGGCGTGA
- a CDS encoding carbohydrate ABC transporter permease, with protein sequence MAVLTADAPAVRRRRRSVRRVPPVLLLFVLVPVAVEGFWVFWPALQGFYLSLTNWDGVSAPEFVGLGNYAEMLSDDIFRTAALDTIIWIVLFGGISAAGGLGLALLLNRERRGVGFYRAALFTPVVFSLVATSLIWQVIYQPDGVVNKLLAAVGLGSWQHAWLADPQTALYAVLIPALWRQLGYVMVLYLAGLKGIDPALYEAAKLDGATSVQQFRHITWPQLRSVNSVVLSVIIIDSLRSFDVVWSMTKGGPYHSSELLSTYMYSTAFQSLRLGYASALAVVIFVLAFGVIVTYLVRAFREDQ encoded by the coding sequence ATGGCAGTGCTCACTGCCGACGCTCCGGCTGTGCGGCGGCGACGGCGCTCGGTCCGCCGTGTGCCGCCGGTGCTGCTGCTGTTCGTGCTCGTCCCGGTCGCCGTCGAGGGCTTCTGGGTGTTCTGGCCGGCACTACAGGGTTTCTACCTGTCACTGACCAATTGGGACGGTGTCTCGGCACCGGAGTTCGTCGGGCTCGGCAACTACGCCGAGATGCTGTCCGACGACATCTTCCGCACCGCCGCGCTGGACACGATCATCTGGATCGTGCTGTTCGGCGGCATCTCCGCGGCGGGCGGGCTCGGGCTGGCGCTGCTGCTGAACCGCGAGCGCCGCGGCGTCGGCTTCTACCGGGCCGCGCTGTTCACCCCGGTGGTGTTCTCGCTGGTCGCGACGTCGCTGATCTGGCAGGTGATCTACCAGCCCGACGGCGTGGTGAACAAGCTGCTCGCCGCCGTCGGCCTGGGCAGCTGGCAGCACGCGTGGCTGGCCGACCCGCAGACGGCGCTGTACGCGGTGCTGATCCCGGCGCTCTGGCGTCAGCTCGGCTACGTGATGGTGCTGTACCTCGCCGGGCTCAAGGGCATCGACCCCGCGTTGTACGAAGCGGCCAAATTGGACGGTGCCACCTCGGTCCAGCAGTTCCGGCACATCACCTGGCCGCAGCTGCGCAGCGTCAACTCCGTCGTCCTCTCGGTGATCATCATCGACTCGCTGCGGTCGTTCGACGTGGTCTGGTCCATGACCAAGGGCGGGCCGTACCACTCGTCGGAGCTGCTCAGCACGTACATGTACTCCACGGCGTTCCAGTCGCTGCGGCTCGGGTACGCCTCCGCGCTGGCCGTGGTGATCTTCGTGCTCGCGTTCGGCGTGATCGTCACCTATCTCGTGCGGGCGTTCCGGGAGGACCAGTGA
- a CDS encoding SigE family RNA polymerase sigma factor: MDQRDEQEFAEYFAARRDAVRRTAYMLCGDWHKADDLAQTAFVALHRRWKKIRDRAATDAYVRKTLVRAVIDESRRPWRREWQTEVLPEPTPDGPGLAERVATKEDLHAALREVPPKQRAVLVLRFFEGLDVTAAAKALGCSEGNVKSQTARGLANLRQVLDREVEANG, encoded by the coding sequence GTGGACCAGCGCGACGAACAGGAGTTCGCGGAGTACTTCGCCGCGAGGCGGGACGCCGTGCGCCGGACCGCGTACATGCTCTGTGGCGACTGGCACAAGGCGGACGACCTGGCCCAGACGGCCTTCGTCGCGCTGCACCGGAGGTGGAAGAAGATCAGGGACCGCGCGGCGACCGACGCGTACGTGCGCAAGACGCTCGTGCGCGCGGTCATCGACGAGTCACGGCGGCCGTGGCGGCGGGAGTGGCAGACCGAGGTGCTGCCCGAGCCCACGCCGGACGGGCCGGGGCTGGCCGAGCGCGTCGCGACCAAGGAAGACCTGCACGCGGCGTTGCGAGAGGTCCCACCGAAGCAGCGCGCGGTGCTGGTGCTGCGGTTTTTCGAAGGACTCGACGTCACGGCCGCGGCGAAGGCGCTGGGGTGCAGCGAAGGAAACGTGAAGAGCCAGACCGCCCGCGGGCTGGCGAATCTGCGGCAGGTACTGGACCGGGAGGTGGAGGCCAATGGATGA
- a CDS encoding TetR/AcrR family transcriptional regulator produces the protein MTAAATTPKGERRRATLVEAAAELLAEGGFDAVRHRAVAERAGLPLASTTYYFDSLEDLVTAAVEHHSTVELANGQRQLEELATRNRGVQATVELVLDLLLGPSSGDPEADAEAVLLRYERLVATGRRPYLRPLMRTLSAQLNELLMAIFARSGTPVTEAELEKLVALVDGAVVNALIAIDPAPRAAAARMLQTALAESGQG, from the coding sequence ATGACGGCAGCAGCGACCACCCCCAAGGGCGAGCGGCGACGGGCCACGCTCGTCGAGGCCGCGGCGGAGCTGCTCGCCGAAGGCGGCTTCGACGCTGTGCGCCACCGCGCCGTCGCCGAGCGCGCAGGCCTGCCACTGGCGTCGACCACCTACTACTTCGACTCGCTCGAGGACCTCGTGACGGCCGCGGTCGAGCACCACTCGACGGTCGAGCTGGCGAACGGGCAGCGTCAGCTCGAGGAGCTGGCCACCCGCAACCGCGGGGTCCAGGCGACCGTGGAACTGGTGCTGGACCTGCTGCTCGGCCCGTCGAGCGGCGATCCGGAGGCCGACGCCGAAGCCGTGCTGCTGCGGTACGAGCGGCTGGTCGCCACCGGGCGGCGGCCGTACCTGCGGCCGTTGATGCGCACGCTTTCCGCCCAGCTCAACGAGCTGCTGATGGCGATCTTCGCCCGCTCCGGCACCCCCGTCACCGAGGCGGAGCTGGAGAAACTGGTCGCGCTGGTCGACGGCGCCGTGGTCAACGCGCTGATCGCCATCGACCCGGCCCCCCGCGCCGCCGCGGCCCGCATGCTGCAGACGGCGCTGGCCGAGTCCGGCCAGGGCTGA
- a CDS encoding FadR/GntR family transcriptional regulator, with product MSEHRPRGLHGQTVETLAARILSDEWGEGTVLDLPALREELDISLTALREALKVLAAKGMIDARQKRGTFVQPREQWNVLDADVMRWQTAAGEDPDLLDELTEVRTVVEPAAARIAASRADEDDVAALRTALDGMAAAGDDIEASVRADLAFHRVLMSATHNNFLLQVERVIAIGLAERDKLVHGARPSDNPVPSHRKVFDAIVARDPAAAETAMFALVTKSRDDLDRAKRVRR from the coding sequence TTGAGCGAACACCGGCCCCGGGGCCTGCACGGGCAGACCGTGGAGACACTGGCCGCGCGGATCCTCTCCGACGAGTGGGGCGAGGGCACCGTGCTCGACCTGCCCGCGCTGCGCGAGGAGCTGGACATCAGCCTCACCGCGTTGCGTGAGGCGCTGAAAGTGCTGGCCGCCAAGGGAATGATCGACGCGCGGCAGAAGCGCGGCACCTTCGTGCAGCCGCGCGAGCAGTGGAACGTGCTCGACGCCGACGTGATGCGCTGGCAGACCGCCGCCGGCGAGGACCCGGACCTGCTGGACGAGCTGACCGAGGTCCGCACCGTCGTCGAGCCGGCCGCCGCGCGCATCGCCGCTTCGCGCGCCGACGAGGACGACGTGGCCGCGCTCCGGACAGCGCTCGACGGGATGGCCGCCGCGGGCGACGACATCGAGGCCAGCGTGCGGGCGGACCTCGCGTTCCACCGCGTGCTGATGTCGGCCACGCACAACAACTTCCTGCTCCAGGTGGAGCGGGTGATCGCCATCGGGCTGGCCGAGCGCGACAAGCTGGTGCACGGCGCGCGCCCGTCCGACAACCCCGTGCCCAGTCACCGCAAGGTCTTCGACGCCATCGTGGCGCGCGACCCGGCCGCCGCGGAGACCGCGATGTTCGCACTGGTCACCAAGTCCCGCGACGACCTGGACCGGGCCAAGCGCGTACGCCGCTAG
- a CDS encoding alpha-galactosidase: MKTLWTVQLLSTSYTVALEPGRRWLELVAWGPSGVEHGPSAFANRGQVHFITEADAAPVEYAPRGQRPFSGADLAVTGDSWWRFDGDESTEDVLRLAFLDEVNGLRTVLCYRAEPGTDVLCRWAELTNTGASALEIERLGSAGVSVATGPEGARLTYLTGQWLQEFTRRTTVLPAGGFRMESRFGVPGHAHVPWLAVQDAAADDGPAYGVSLAWSGSWELNADIEPSGLTRVRAGRLASPGPIRLAPGSRLVTPELALASSVDGLHGLASVWHEYSRFLAGPRLDRVRPVLYNSWEATEFDVSGDRQLELAEQAAKLGVELFVVDDGWFIGRDDDTGGLGDWTPEESSFEGGFGAFVDSVRALGLDFGLWVEPEAVSPKSRLYAEHPDWVYQVDGRPLTLIRNQLLLDLGRPEVFEYVRGMLDTLLSTYPISYLKWDMNRPPTERGRPGEPTADLDAEHVDAYHRLLDHLRVTYPDVLIESCSGGGGRTDLATVSRSDVVWPSDNTAPLDRLAIQDGFLLMHAPHLMSSWVTDSPGAFDPRPRSLRFRFVLAMAGVLGIGSDLNHWTPEQRNEAAEMIALYKEIRPVIHKGQCYVHSGPSAPTAAIQYTMDATVVVLAWSTGPLTGAPLNPGRSSRIPLHGLVSNAVYTDAEGNEYSGAHLQHVGLPVEWTETHDAEVVVLYRS; encoded by the coding sequence GTGAAGACACTGTGGACTGTTCAATTGCTGTCCACTTCGTACACTGTGGCGCTGGAGCCGGGACGGCGTTGGCTGGAGCTGGTGGCCTGGGGCCCTAGTGGCGTCGAGCACGGGCCCTCGGCCTTCGCGAACCGCGGCCAGGTGCACTTCATCACCGAAGCGGACGCGGCCCCGGTGGAGTACGCGCCGCGCGGGCAGCGGCCGTTCTCGGGCGCCGATCTGGCCGTGACCGGGGATTCCTGGTGGCGCTTCGACGGTGACGAGTCCACTGAGGATGTCTTACGGCTGGCATTCCTCGACGAGGTCAACGGTCTGCGCACGGTGCTGTGCTACCGCGCCGAGCCGGGGACCGATGTGTTGTGCCGCTGGGCCGAGCTGACCAACACCGGCGCTTCGGCGTTGGAGATCGAACGGCTCGGCTCGGCCGGGGTCAGTGTGGCGACCGGACCGGAGGGTGCGCGGCTGACCTACCTGACCGGGCAGTGGCTGCAGGAGTTCACGCGGCGCACGACGGTGCTGCCGGCCGGCGGATTCCGGATGGAGAGCCGGTTCGGCGTGCCGGGCCACGCGCACGTGCCGTGGCTCGCGGTGCAGGACGCGGCGGCGGACGACGGCCCGGCTTACGGGGTTTCGCTGGCCTGGTCGGGTTCCTGGGAACTCAACGCCGACATCGAACCGTCCGGTCTGACCCGCGTGCGCGCCGGACGGCTGGCGAGCCCGGGCCCGATCCGGCTGGCTCCGGGCTCGCGGCTGGTGACGCCGGAGCTGGCATTGGCGTCCAGTGTGGACGGACTGCACGGGCTGGCGTCCGTCTGGCACGAATACTCACGGTTCCTGGCCGGGCCGAGGCTCGATCGCGTTCGCCCGGTCCTGTACAACTCCTGGGAGGCCACGGAGTTCGACGTCTCCGGCGACCGGCAGCTCGAACTCGCCGAGCAGGCCGCCAAGCTGGGCGTCGAGCTGTTCGTGGTGGACGACGGCTGGTTCATCGGCCGCGACGACGACACCGGCGGCCTCGGTGACTGGACGCCGGAGGAGTCTTCGTTCGAGGGCGGCTTCGGCGCCTTTGTGGACTCCGTGCGCGCGCTGGGCCTGGACTTCGGCCTGTGGGTGGAACCGGAGGCGGTCAGCCCGAAATCGCGGCTGTACGCCGAACACCCGGACTGGGTGTACCAAGTGGACGGTCGGCCGCTCACGTTGATCCGCAACCAGCTGCTGCTGGACCTCGGCCGTCCCGAGGTGTTCGAGTACGTGCGCGGGATGCTCGACACGCTGCTGAGCACGTACCCGATCAGCTACCTGAAGTGGGACATGAACCGGCCGCCGACCGAGCGCGGCCGCCCCGGCGAGCCGACGGCGGACCTCGACGCCGAACACGTCGATGCGTACCACCGCCTGCTGGACCACCTGCGCGTGACGTATCCGGACGTGCTGATCGAGTCTTGTTCCGGTGGCGGCGGGCGCACTGATCTCGCGACCGTCTCGCGCAGCGATGTGGTCTGGCCCAGCGACAACACCGCACCGCTCGACCGTCTGGCCATTCAGGACGGGTTCCTGCTCATGCACGCGCCGCACCTGATGAGCTCGTGGGTCACCGATTCACCCGGCGCCTTCGACCCGCGGCCGCGGTCCCTGCGGTTCCGGTTCGTCCTCGCCATGGCGGGGGTGCTCGGCATCGGCTCCGACCTGAACCACTGGACTCCGGAGCAGCGTAACGAGGCTGCGGAGATGATCGCGCTGTACAAGGAGATCCGGCCGGTAATCCACAAGGGGCAGTGTTACGTCCATTCCGGACCTTCGGCGCCGACGGCCGCGATCCAATACACAATGGACGCCACCGTGGTCGTGCTCGCCTGGAGCACGGGACCGTTGACCGGCGCGCCGCTGAACCCCGGCCGGTCGTCCCGGATTCCCTTGCACGGTCTCGTTTCCAATGCGGTTTACACCGACGCCGAAGGTAACGAGTACTCGGGCGCGCACCTTCAGCACGTGGGTCTGCCGGTCGAATGGACGGAGACCCACGACGCCGAGGTAGTGGTGCTTTACCGCTCCTGA
- a CDS encoding ABC transporter substrate-binding protein has protein sequence MTSAAGLSRRHFLRNTGLAGLGVLGSSSFLAACATSVSTGPVKQAAGAVTVQSNLSSPQAKVAIEALAKAFSDKGGATATVNTVASETFRTQLPSYLTAANPPDTFTWYPGSLLSGYARKGLLLDVGDVWQTMGNYSPAFRTLSGDGAGHQVFVPTTYYWWGFFYRKSNFAKWGVQPPKSWSEFLTLCETLKSKGIAPIGLGAGGTTPWTASAWFDYLNIRINGAPFHRRLLAGQQRFDDPKVKRIFDPWRQALPYFDPNGTALAFQDATTVLLQGRTGMVLTGTFFADAAPKDALDDLDFFQFPILDPSVPTAEEGPTDGFFASARTPHVAEVKEWFKYVATAESQELYIKNSSGTVLPANPAAKDSGTPLIQKGRKMLADAKELTQFFNRDSSDALQPTADAALIRFIQKPNELDSILADWQTAAQKVWQS, from the coding sequence ATGACGAGTGCAGCAGGCCTGTCCCGCCGTCATTTCCTGCGCAACACCGGCCTCGCCGGCCTGGGCGTGCTCGGGTCGAGCAGCTTCCTCGCCGCGTGTGCCACCTCCGTCTCCACCGGGCCGGTCAAGCAGGCCGCGGGCGCGGTCACCGTCCAGTCCAACCTGTCCTCGCCGCAGGCGAAGGTCGCGATCGAGGCGCTGGCCAAGGCGTTCAGCGACAAGGGCGGGGCGACGGCGACGGTCAACACCGTCGCGTCCGAGACGTTCCGCACGCAGCTGCCCAGCTACCTGACCGCGGCGAACCCGCCCGACACCTTCACCTGGTACCCCGGCTCGCTGCTGTCCGGCTACGCGCGCAAGGGACTGCTGCTCGACGTCGGCGACGTCTGGCAGACCATGGGCAACTACAGTCCCGCGTTCCGCACGCTGTCCGGCGACGGCGCCGGCCACCAGGTATTCGTGCCGACCACCTATTACTGGTGGGGCTTCTTCTACCGCAAGTCGAACTTCGCGAAGTGGGGCGTGCAGCCGCCGAAGAGCTGGAGCGAGTTCCTCACGCTGTGCGAAACGTTGAAGAGCAAGGGAATCGCGCCCATCGGCCTCGGCGCGGGCGGCACCACGCCGTGGACTGCCTCGGCCTGGTTCGACTACCTGAACATCCGGATCAACGGCGCGCCGTTCCACCGCCGGCTGCTCGCCGGGCAGCAGCGCTTCGACGACCCGAAGGTCAAGCGGATCTTCGACCCGTGGCGCCAGGCCCTGCCGTACTTCGACCCCAACGGCACCGCGCTCGCGTTCCAGGACGCCACCACGGTGCTGCTGCAGGGCCGCACCGGCATGGTGCTCACCGGCACCTTCTTCGCCGACGCCGCCCCGAAGGACGCGCTCGACGACCTCGACTTCTTCCAGTTCCCGATCCTCGACCCGAGCGTGCCCACCGCGGAGGAGGGGCCGACCGACGGCTTCTTCGCCAGCGCGCGCACGCCGCACGTCGCCGAGGTCAAGGAGTGGTTCAAGTACGTCGCGACGGCCGAGTCGCAGGAGCTGTACATCAAGAACTCGTCGGGCACCGTGCTGCCCGCGAACCCGGCGGCGAAGGACAGCGGTACCCCGTTGATCCAAAAAGGACGGAAGATGCTCGCGGACGCCAAGGAGCTGACGCAGTTCTTCAACCGCGACTCCTCCGACGCGCTGCAGCCGACCGCCGACGCCGCACTGATCCGCTTCATCCAGAAGCCGAACGAACTGGACTCGATCCTCGCCGATTGGCAGACCGCCGCGCAGAAGGTCTGGCAGTCCTGA
- a CDS encoding sugar kinase — protein sequence MNTPPGNPEVVTLGEAMRLLLAEPGVALRRAQQFQASVAGAEANVSVGLARLGHHVRWLSRVGDDPSGSAVLSTLRAEGVDVSRVGIDPTGFTGLLMRDGDPGRGITVQYHRAGSAAVSLGPSYVRDAGLDGARLVHVSGITAMLSDSALAAVTTLFEVAREAGATVSFDPNVRHKLGSAQVWREVVGPLLVRSDLVFAGEDDLDLLGSSTAELVDNGVTTVVVKQRDKVARAVTADGAWEQESVVSRVVDTVGAGDALTSGYLSTWLRGGSPAEALLAGAVSAALVVGTRTDLEGLPDRAELARATAALAGGEEVHR from the coding sequence ATGAACACGCCCCCGGGGAATCCCGAAGTCGTCACCCTCGGCGAAGCGATGCGGCTGCTGCTCGCCGAGCCCGGCGTCGCGTTGCGGCGGGCGCAGCAGTTCCAGGCGTCGGTCGCGGGGGCGGAGGCCAACGTCTCCGTGGGACTCGCGCGGCTCGGCCACCACGTGCGCTGGCTCAGCCGGGTCGGCGACGACCCGTCCGGCTCCGCGGTGCTTTCGACGCTGCGCGCGGAAGGCGTCGACGTCTCCCGAGTTGGGATCGACCCAACGGGTTTCACCGGCCTGTTGATGCGCGACGGCGATCCCGGCCGGGGCATCACCGTCCAGTACCACCGCGCGGGCTCGGCCGCGGTTTCGTTAGGTCCGTCCTACGTTCGCGACGCCGGCCTGGACGGCGCCCGGCTAGTGCACGTCTCGGGCATCACGGCGATGCTCTCGGACTCCGCGCTCGCCGCCGTGACCACCCTGTTCGAGGTGGCCCGGGAGGCGGGTGCGACGGTGTCGTTCGATCCGAACGTCCGGCACAAGCTGGGTTCGGCCCAAGTTTGGCGTGAGGTGGTGGGCCCACTGCTGGTTAGGTCGGACCTGGTGTTTGCCGGTGAGGACGACCTGGACCTGCTCGGTTCATCCACAGCCGAACTTGTGGACAACGGGGTGACCACAGTGGTGGTGAAGCAGCGGGACAAGGTGGCGCGCGCGGTGACCGCCGACGGCGCCTGGGAGCAGGAAAGCGTGGTCTCCCGGGTGGTGGACACCGTCGGCGCGGGCGACGCGCTGACGTCCGGTTACCTGTCCACCTGGCTGCGCGGCGGCTCACCCGCCGAGGCGCTGCTGGCGGGCGCGGTGTCGGCGGCGCTGGTCGTCGGCACGCGGACGGATCTGGAAGGACTGCCCGATCGGGCCGAGCTGGCCCGTGCGACGGCCGCCCTCGCGGGCGGCGAGGAGGTGCACCGATGA
- a CDS encoding lactonase family protein, producing MTELVLVGCYTAEMGGKGYGISTFSRGVGGALALEATLPMVSPSWLVKHPAQPMIYAANETDTGEVTSVSIVDGELEALDVVSTGGAHPCHLAVTPDGRFLLCANYTGGSLAVFALRADGRIDARIDLVQHTGSGPDAKRQEAAHVHMAVPSPDSSVVSAVDLGTDEIRSYTLSADGKLTPLAVTTLPPGTGPRQLVRRPGTSTAYVAGELAGTLLTLRETSPGAFEVTDSVPSTLATSDVTNLVAHLEILDEMVYLSNRGPDCVTSFAGSPLAAVADQACGAGPRHFAIVDGLCYVAAQNDHAITAFSLADKGNAELNRFPTGSPSFVLAVTV from the coding sequence GTGACCGAGCTCGTACTGGTCGGCTGCTACACCGCCGAAATGGGCGGCAAAGGCTACGGCATCTCCACCTTCAGCCGCGGTGTCGGCGGCGCGCTGGCGCTCGAGGCGACGCTGCCGATGGTGTCGCCGTCCTGGCTGGTCAAACACCCGGCACAGCCGATGATCTACGCCGCCAACGAGACCGACACCGGCGAGGTCACCTCGGTGTCGATCGTGGACGGGGAGCTGGAGGCGCTGGACGTCGTCAGCACCGGCGGCGCGCACCCGTGCCACCTCGCGGTCACCCCCGACGGCCGATTCCTGTTGTGCGCCAACTACACCGGCGGCAGCCTGGCCGTGTTCGCCCTGCGCGCGGACGGCCGGATCGACGCGCGCATCGACCTCGTCCAGCACACCGGCTCCGGCCCGGACGCCAAGCGCCAGGAAGCCGCGCACGTGCACATGGCGGTGCCCTCGCCGGACAGCTCGGTGGTCAGCGCCGTGGACCTGGGCACCGACGAGATCCGCAGCTACACGCTCTCCGCCGACGGCAAACTCACCCCGCTGGCCGTCACCACACTGCCGCCGGGCACCGGCCCGCGCCAGCTGGTGCGACGGCCGGGGACCTCGACCGCGTACGTGGCCGGCGAGCTGGCCGGAACGCTGCTGACGCTGCGCGAGACCTCGCCGGGCGCGTTCGAGGTGACGGACTCCGTGCCGTCTACCTTGGCCACCAGCGACGTGACGAACCTGGTGGCGCACCTGGAAATCCTCGACGAGATGGTGTACTTGTCCAACCGTGGCCCGGATTGCGTGACATCCTTCGCCGGATCACCGCTCGCCGCCGTCGCCGATCAGGCTTGCGGGGCCGGGCCGCGTCACTTCGCCATTGTGGACGGTCTCTGTTACGTCGCGGCGCAGAACGATCACGCGATCACCGCCTTCTCCTTGGCCGACAAGGGAAATGCCGAGCTGAACCGGTTCCCGACCGGCTCGCCCAGCTTCGTGCTGGCGGTGACGGTATGA
- a CDS encoding carbohydrate ABC transporter permease, whose amino-acid sequence MTTTRPTPARPAERPAPARRSRRRQARTFGFHLAAGGLAVLWLLPILLVLTTSVRSFSDIASNGLGALPGSFDLGSFGEAWGVGGGGHAMLNSVVVTIPTVFLSLLLAAAAAFALSRYRIPFRRTIILVMLSGNLLPPQILLVPVSKLAELLGIYDTLTALVIVQVGFGLGFYTFVLQGFMRSIPDELQQAALIDGAGTVQIFWRIILPMTRPALAALGALAFTWTFNDLLWSITVLRTETVMPVTPALLGLQGQYVSNWNVIAAGSVIAAVPTVLVFLRFQKHFISGLAIGAIK is encoded by the coding sequence GTGACCACCACGAGGCCGACCCCGGCCCGGCCGGCCGAGCGCCCGGCTCCGGCCCGGCGCAGCCGTCGCCGCCAGGCCCGGACGTTCGGCTTCCACCTGGCCGCGGGCGGGCTCGCGGTGCTCTGGCTGCTGCCGATCCTGCTGGTGCTGACCACCAGCGTCCGGTCCTTTTCGGACATTGCCTCGAACGGCCTTGGCGCGCTGCCGGGCTCGTTCGACCTCGGCTCGTTCGGCGAGGCCTGGGGTGTCGGCGGTGGCGGGCACGCGATGCTCAACAGCGTGGTGGTCACCATTCCGACGGTGTTCCTCTCCCTGCTGCTCGCCGCGGCCGCCGCGTTCGCGCTGAGCCGGTACCGGATCCCGTTCCGGCGCACGATCATCCTGGTGATGCTCTCGGGAAACCTGCTGCCGCCGCAGATCCTGCTGGTGCCGGTGTCGAAGCTGGCCGAACTGCTGGGAATCTACGACACGCTGACGGCGCTGGTCATCGTGCAGGTCGGCTTCGGGCTGGGCTTCTACACCTTTGTCCTGCAGGGGTTCATGCGGTCCATTCCGGATGAGCTCCAGCAGGCCGCGCTGATCGACGGCGCGGGCACGGTCCAGATCTTCTGGCGGATCATCCTGCCGATGACCCGCCCGGCGCTGGCCGCGCTCGGCGCACTGGCTTTCACCTGGACGTTCAACGACCTGCTCTGGTCGATCACCGTGCTGCGCACCGAAACCGTGATGCCGGTGACGCCCGCGCTGCTCGGCCTGCAGGGCCAGTACGTGTCCAACTGGAACGTGATCGCGGCGGGCTCGGTGATCGCGGCCGTGCCGACCGTGCTGGTGTTCCTGCGCTTCCAGAAGCACTTCATCTCCGGGCTCGCGATCGGGGCGATCAAGTGA